The genomic segment ACAAGCATCGCCCCCGCTGTCCATATCCATTTGGTCTCACGGGCCGGTTTGTGCTTCACCGTCGCCTTCGTTCGTTTTGTTCGCTGCTGCGTCATACGAGATGAAGTTACGGCAATCATAATAAACTCACAAAGTTTTCCCAACAATTTATATTTTTGTATATGATTGTATACAACCCTAAAGACTGGCTGTCAGCAACTTTCAAGCTACACAAATCAGATACCTTTAAAAAGCTATTGCCCTTTCTCATTTTAATTGCCATTTATTCTTGGGGGATCGCCTATCTCGAGCTCGAGTACCTTAAATTAAATGAAAAAAGCTGGGTTAAGAACATTACCATTGTCCATAATCTGTTAGGCTTTGTCATTTCCCTATTGCTGGTGTTCCGCACGAATTCAGCTTACGACCGCTGGTGGGAAGCCCGTAAACAGTGGGGCACGCTGACCAATATCAGTCGAGCATTTTCGTATAAACTCAATGCTATTCTATCCGAAGAAGACAAAGTGAACCGCAGCTTTTTCCGTAAAGCTATTCCCCTATTCGCAGAGACATTATATGACTTTTTGCGGTCTGACTACACCAAATTTATGCTTGACGAAAATGAGCATCCCGAATTAAAGTCGCTGGACAGTAAAAAACATGGTCCTAATCAGGTGTCGAACATGATTTTTCAGAAAATAAACGAGCTCTATAATACCGGCATTGTCAGCGGAGATCAGCTCATTATACTGAATGAGGAGATTGTATCCATGACCAATGTGTGCGGAGCATGCGAGCGGATCAAGAATACACCAATTCCATTGTCCTATAGTGCTTTCATCAAAAAGTTCATCATCTTTTATACCATGACACTTCCTATTGGTTATGTATTTTCTATCGGATATTTCGTTGTCGTGGCTGTTCCGTTTATTTTATACGTATTAGCTTCGCTGGAATTGATCGGAGAATCCATAGAAGAACCATTTGGAGTAGATCAGGACGATCTGCCGATTGATAAAATCGCTACCAATATAAAAAAACATTGCCACGAGATTATCTCTGCCTAGCGCTGATAAAAACAATCTAGCTCATTTTCAAATGATAAGAAGGGGCAGCAAAAATAAGTTTTGCAAATCTATTCAGAATTTCTACTTTTGTCGCGGAGAGTTGGC from the Sphingobacterium thalpophilum genome contains:
- a CDS encoding bestrophin family protein, translating into MIVYNPKDWLSATFKLHKSDTFKKLLPFLILIAIYSWGIAYLELEYLKLNEKSWVKNITIVHNLLGFVISLLLVFRTNSAYDRWWEARKQWGTLTNISRAFSYKLNAILSEEDKVNRSFFRKAIPLFAETLYDFLRSDYTKFMLDENEHPELKSLDSKKHGPNQVSNMIFQKINELYNTGIVSGDQLIILNEEIVSMTNVCGACERIKNTPIPLSYSAFIKKFIIFYTMTLPIGYVFSIGYFVVVAVPFILYVLASLELIGESIEEPFGVDQDDLPIDKIATNIKKHCHEIISA